The stretch of DNA GAATAAAAAGATTTCTCGCTTCGCTCGAAATGACTGGTGAGCCAACTGTCAGTCTTGATGCATTAGATTTATATCGCTCACGACATTTATTGGGATCGATTTCGCCAGCATAGTCAAAATAAGGATCCAGAAAAACGGTTTTAATTTTAGTGATCAAATCCATTCGTTGGGCAAGAACCAGGTTTCGGGCTTCACGCTGCAAATCATCCTGGGTAAAATTTTTCCCTTCGGACTGCCATTGTTCCGCCAATTGTTTCTCGACATCGATTTGCAGCGTGCCTTTGACCATAATTCGATAAGCGTATTCATCGGGATGATCGGGAAAACAGAGCGTCTTTGCCATGCCCACGCCGTCCATGCCCCGATTGCGCATGGCAGTCAGCGCCTGGTCGAGAATGTAGCCAGGGATGGGCACGGTGCCGTTGATCGCTGCCACGCCGCAATTGGATTGGGCCGTGGCTCGTGCCGCCATCCGTTCCTCAAAAAGCTGCTCATCCTTTTCGATCTCTTTGATCACTTCTTTGCGAATGCGGTAGCGATGATCCACCCGCTCCTTCAATCCCAGCCAGTGGATGGCATCGAACCTGCCCCGCAGTTCCCGAATATCCTTGAATCCCAGCGCCGCCAGCGCCCTGGTCACCTGCATCTGGATCATGGTGAAGGCATTGATCATCTGCACCGTATTCAGCTCCACATCCCGCAGCTTCTGCAAAATCAAATTGCTGGTGGCGATGCCCCGTGAGCAGCCATCGTGACAGTTGCGATTGCGGTCGCAGCCAATGGCAACCAGCGGAGCGGTGCCCCAGATCACACCGTCAGCGCCCAGCGCCACGGCTTTGATCACATCCTCGTAGGTCCGAATGCCGCCCGAAACCATGAATTTGACATAGTTGCGCAGCCCATCTTTCACCAGCCGATTGTGGATCAACGGAATGGCATATTCGATGTGCATGCCCATCTGGCCCTTGATGATATTGGGCGAAGCGCCTGTCCCGCCTCGAGGCCCATCGAGCCAGATTTCGATCTTCATGCCATACTTTCTGGCGTATTCAGCCATCTCTGCTGAAAAATTTTCCTGGCGTTGAATTTCCGTACCAAATTTTGCCCTGACGATTTCTTCGGTATTATCTTTGGCAATTCGAGCCAACCCAGTGGCAATAAATTCAATATCGATGGAGGGCGAAACTTTGATGGCGATCACGGCCTCGGGATTGATCATTCGAATCACATCGATGAACGCCTTCACGTCTTCAATCGAATAGCAGTTGTGGAACGGGAACGGCGAGATGATGCTGCTGTAACTGTATTGAATGATCTCCTCGCAGGATCGGACGATATTTTGAAACTCAATCGGGTCGATGGAATGCTGGGCGTTCAAATTGTACGCCGTCTCCTGAATCTGCCAGAGCACGTTTTTCAGCTCGTCGGTGACTTTATCCGCTCGCTGTGCCTCATCGATGGTCGGCAGACTGGCTCCCGCCACGTCTTTCAGCGGATGATTTTCTTTGGCCTGAATTTTCTGGAGCTGTTGAAACAATCCTTCTAACTTTTCGAGGTTCAACTGCTCGATGCCTTCCACGCCTCGCATGTACGAGACCAGCTTGTTGACCTTCTGCGCCAGAATGTGCCCGCCGATGCCCATTTTGGCGCCCTGGCTATAGGCGATGACGACCCGCCGAGCCTTTTTGATGGTCTGTTTGGTCACGCCGAACAGACCCGTTTTCAGCTCGGTGCTGACAAACGGCTGATCCGCCTCATCGACCACGACGGTAAAATGAAACGGCTTGAGCGAGGGATAGTGCTGAATCTTTTGATAAATTTCGGGATGACTTTCTGGCGTAATGCCCTGCTCCGATAAAATTTGCCGCATCTGCTGAACCGTGTAATCCTGCCCGCTCTGAAAGTAGGGCTTGATCAATTGAATCTCATTTTCGGTGAAGAAAATCGGCTCGCCCTTGGAATTCAAAAAAAAGCAGGTGGGATAGCCGCCCTCGCCCGTGTCGAACTGGATGCCCAGCTCCCGTGCAGCGACCACATGGGCACGCCAGGTATCCAATCCGATCGAGCCGACCGATTTGCCGCCGAACATCCAGGGCGCCTCCAGAACCAGATTTTTATCCAAAGGCAGGGCGGTCTTAACCTGATCCAGTTCGCTTTCAGGAATATCCATGGGGTCACGGTTGTACAGAATCCGCATCACATCAAAGCCATCGCCCAACAGACCTGTGGCTTTGACATTTTTGAATTCCAGCATAGAGAGATCGCCCGCCGCCATCCGTCCCATGGATTCGATCAGTTGTCCAGGCCAGACGAAATCCCGCTTGTACAGGTTCTGATTGGTATCGCCCAGTCGATAAAAATCATGCGGCGCTTTGACCTGCTTGATGCGATTTTTCAATGAAGAATAAGTTCGCACCGAGCCATCAGGAATGGGTTCGGCCTGGATCAATTCTTCATTCAGCCTGGCGTATTCGGCTAAAATATTATCATCTTCAAAAATCTGGCGCTGGATGCGATTCTCCAATTTGATGAAATCGATCAGCCGACCCTCCTCGCCGACGGTTTTTTTCAAATCTTTGAACCCCGATGCGCCGAGTACTTCCAGAATCTGCACTTTGCGGGACTCGGCCTGATTGTTGAGTCGCTTCACGGCCCAGTCGATGTCCAGGCTCAACAATTTTTCCGTGGTCGCCTTTTTCTCGATTTTGGCTTTGTAGGCCGAAGGATCGAGCGCCAGCAGCGCCGCAAAATCGATCAACGTGGCTTCGGCGCCCCGCTGAATGGTCTTTTGCGTATCCGAAGCCAGCCGAATGCCGCCCGAGGCAATGATGCTGACCTCGTGCCGCCTGCCGATGCGCATGAGATAATGATGCAGCGCCCGCACCGCCATCGAGGTCACGTAATATTCGTCCTTGTTGCGCAGCCCGTGCAGGTGCAGAATATCCACACCCTGGTCGAGAAAATGATTGACCTTTTCCTTGATCTCGGCATCCAGGCTGAGCGAGCCGATGAGATCGTACTCGGAAATTTCCAGGTAGCCACAGATGAGGGGCTTGCCGCCATTTTGCGCAGCGACCGAATCAAAAATATAGTTCAGCGTGCGCTCGATCTGGGGATGATATTCCACCTCGAAAACGGGCATGCGCCACAGGTCGATCAAAAAATCCCGATTGGTGCGGGGATTGACCATCAGCCGATGGATCAACTCGTGATCGACCCGAGGGATGATCACGGCGGGCAGTCGCTCGTACTTGCCTTCTTTCAGGAGAAATTGATAATGCTCCAGCAGCCGCTCCAGCGTGATGACGACCAGGCTCTTCTGTTTTTCAGCGACTTTGATGAACGCCAGCTCTGCCTTGCCATTGCTCTCCAGCGGAATGGCGTTGTACAGGATCGGCGTCATCAATTTGATGGTCGGGTGAATGGGATTGACCAGGTTGCCGTCCCGATCAAACTTGCAGAAATCCTCCCGCTTGCCCAGGATCACCGAAAGCTCCTCATCGGGATCGCCCTCGTGCAGCCGATTCTGGGCAGGGCCCACGATGTGAAAATGGGCGAACCGTTCCGCATCAAAGCCAATGCCCTGGTGCCGATCGCCCTGCCCGCTGCCCGAAACAGGAATCTTGCCCGTGGAAGCCTCTTTATCGATCTCCATGATGATCTCTTCGGTCACGTAGCGATCGGCCATCTCGGTCAGGTAGGTCGAGCGCTGGACTTTGGTCGTGTCATGAATCCGATTCTGCTGCTTGATCCAGTATTTCTTCTCCTCCAGATCGGGCGCATGGAGGATCAATTTGTCCAGCACCATCCGCTCTTTCTGCGCCTGCTTATTTTGCGGGCAATAATTGACGCAGGCGTTACACAGCGCACAATTGATATTTTTCAGCTCTGGAATTTTACGAGGACGTCCCTCCCGTGCGCCGTACATGCAGGCATTTTCATGCGAACACATGCCGCAGCGGATGCAGGTCAGCGGATCGATGAACAACTGGCTGTACTCGAATCCTTTTTCATAAATCAGCTTCACGCCATGGGACAGGTGCGATTTTTCATCCTTTTGATCGGCCAGCGTGTGCTCCCTGTACAGCGGACTCTGCTTCACGATCTCCCAGAAACGATCGACAAAATCTTGTTTTTGATTCGGGTTCAAATTCACTCCTGTAACTTAGTACCATATTTTATAGGGCAGCAAGCTGCAAATTCCAAGTTCCAATAGTCAAATCCCAAATAAATTTTCAAATTTCAATGACCAAAAATTTTGAAAAAATCCGCCCGCTATCAGCCAAAAGCTCATTATAACCGCCATACCCATCTATACAAAACTGGAGAAATTACTATTCTTTTTGACTCATTTTTGACTCATTTGACTCATTATTGCCTCATTTTTGACTCATAAAGGATATAATGTGATCCCCTTTTGCCCTCTCCTATGAGTTTAATTATTTTTTTAGACACTAATTCCGCAAGGTCTCTGGTGGCAGATTGACGGCTTATGTTATTTAATTCGGTATAGTTCTTATTGGTGATCATCCCCTTTTCCTTAATAAACATAACAGCTTTAATCTGCCTTTCATTACATCCTAATTTTCTAAGATGCTCCTCTGTCCATTTATCCTTATAAAAAATAACATTCATCACGCCATGATCTTCAATAAATTCTGGTTCGGGCAATCCCTGTTCGATACACTTGTCAACCATCATGAGCGTGCCCCTGCCCCAGGCTTCAATAAATCCAGCATAGTAAAAAACTTCTGCCAGCAATTTATTCCTCGGTTTGGACAGATGATTGGTTTTGAGTTTTTCCACAGGCACTTCTGGCGGCAAACTTCCTTCGTTCATAATGACCAGCTTATCTGAATAAACTCTAATCTGGATGTGCGAAGTGCCCCAATAGTCTCTATGGATGAGCGCATTGATGATGGCTTCCCGTAATGCTTCATAAGGATATTCCAGAATATCCCGCCGATGGATGCCTTCGTAACTGATGTTACTTTTCAAATACTTGGTTCTGAGGATTTCCAGCGAATTTTCCAATTGTTGGAACAGATTACCTTTAACAACATCAGTGGTTTGAATATCCGTATCCGATAAAAAACGACCAATCTTTATATAAGCATGGCTATAAAACCGCTGTGGCTCATTCCCAAAAAGAAGAATTGCGGCACGTTTCAGGCTTTGATTTTCGATGAGATTTAATTTTTGTAGAATGATGATAAAATCGGTTTCACGAACAATTGAAGGAATGCGATCCACAGCAAATCGCTTGAAATCTTCTATGGTAGTATGATTGAGACAGTTCAGATCGCCTTTATCTTCAATGGAGTTGTCCCAGGCAATGCCAGTCTTTCTTATCAAAAAGTCAGCCAGGTCTTTTCCCTGCAATTCCTGCACGGTACTCCCAGTGCGGAGATAAAACTTCCCATTATGCGAAATCGGGACAGATGAAGGATGTATCTTTATTTTAATTATTTCATGCTCGTTTACCTTTTCTAATTCGACGAAGGGAATGATGCCAAGTCTGTTTCTTATCTTATTGGGAATATCCTCTAAAAGTCTATTGACGTGCTCCACAACGACAGGTTGTCCCTTATCATTGAGACCAATAATCAGCGTTCCGCCCTTGCTATTTGCAAAAGCAGAAACTACTTTCAGATGTTCATCTCGCCAGTCACTTTTAAATTCGGTATCCTGGGCTTCTTTAATTGACATTGGTATCTCCACATTCAAATCAGAAATAGCTATGATTCTATAACACATTGATTGCTTTTAATATAAAATTTTTCCCTTCAATTGTCAATAAAAAAGTCAATGTAACTTTTTACCATGCTAATTTTACCCAACCAGGTGAGAATTATGAATCAAAATTGAAAGCATATTAATGTTTTTGTCAACTCGTTGTCGGTGAACAGGCTAAGACGCAATCGTCTTAGGACGTGAGAAAAAATAACTCTGCCCTTGTCGGATCTCTACCATAATAAAGATCCGCCGAAGGAGGATTACCCAGTTGATAGTCCGATTATCGTTGTTTGCAGCTATCCTAAATTTGAAATTGGTCATTTTATTTAATCCCATGTCCTTAACTGCGCCAATTCAACGCCCGCTGAAAACGCTCATCTTCTTCAACCAGATCGAACACCTTCGTCAAATTGATATTCGTGGGACAGATATGGGTGCAATTATCGCATCGGGTGCAGGCCAGAAATCCGTACGCCTCCCGCTGGCTGATCGGCTGGTTGGTTGCGATGCGATGCGCCGTCAGCCTGCGAGTGATCGGCGTAGCAGGCCCGTACAGACCGAACACATCCGACGTCGGGCAGACCCGCTCGCAACTATCACATTCGGCGCAGACCGAAATCATTTCTAGAATCGGATTTTTGCCGTTGGCTTTGAGATGCGGCGGCACGATGCGTGGAAAAACGATCTGAATCGTCTTCCAGACTATTTTTTCCAGCGGATAGGACAGCAGCAGCCGCTTCCCCTCCAGCCGTTTATGATAGGTGCTGACAAACCATTGGCTGAACCATGGCGTGATGATTTTCATTATTTTGAAAGCCAGTTTCTGTCCCTTTGGATTGAGAAATTTGCCCTGGTTGATCAGCCCATTTGGATCACTCTGCTTTTTAAACGCAGCAAATTGGGTTGCTTTTTGGGGATAGACCTGGCGCCATTTTTTCATGAAAAAATAATTCCATAAGCCGATGCCATAGGGTTTGGCGCCGAAATAATGCGCTACCTGCGCCATCAATGGCACCAGCGCAAAATAAATTTTATGACGAAACGTTCGTGTATCTGCCAGGAAAATCGATTGCACCAGAATTTCGTGATTGGGCAGCAGATGGGCTTCATATTTCAATTCAATATCAAACACTTTGTCAAAGATTTTGCCCAACAAATGCTGATAGGCTGGAAAAGCCGCAAACGGCAGGATCGTTTCGCTCACCAACAGCGAAGGTCCCTTCTGCTTCATCTGCACGGGCAGGAAGCGATGCTCCCACAGCAGATGCGCCATCGCCGTAGTCAGTTGCCGATAGGTTAGATGATTGACCCGCCGCTGCTCACCGCCAGAGCCGAACAGTCGGGATTTCAGCGCCTGCTGATAATCGCTCGCTTCATCAAAATGCAGCACGATCACATGCGCCTCGTCCTTGATCTCCTCGATGAGATCGTAATCCTCTCGAGCATCGGCCAGCCGCAGTTGATCGTTGGTCTTGAGCGCCTCAGCTGAACGGTGCTCGATGTGTTCCTTTTCAATCTGGTAGGTCTGGGCTAAGTACGATGGATCAAAATAGATGATCGAGGTCGGGTTCAATTTAGCCTCATAAAGCATTCCCATGAATTGGTGCGCATCCTCGGCGCTCTGAAACGAAAAGGCGAACGGCCGTTGCACAAACGATTCCTTGCGAACCCTGAGCGCAGCGCCCACGATAATTCCGAATTGCCCTTCGCTGCCGAAATAAAAATCGAATGTCTCATCGCCTGGTTGGAGCGTAATCAACTCTCCATCAGGCTGAAGGATCATCAATTCCAGCACCGACTCTTTGACATGCCCATATTTGAAACTGCCCAATCCGATCCCACCTGTGGCGATCCAGCCTGCGATTGTTCCACTGCTGCGATTGGTCGTCTCCTGGCGCAAGGCATAGCCCCGCTCCTGCAAATATTTTCTGGCGTCAGGAAACAGTACACCTGCTCCGATCAACAGCGCTTCATGTTCCTCATCCAATTTCAGAAAATCCAGATAGGAGAGATCGACCAAAACATCGCCTTTCAAAGGCACGCACCCGCCAAACGGATAAGTGCCAGCGCCTCGCACCGTGTAATTGCACCGATTCTCACCCGCCCAGATGACGAACCGCCGCAAATCCTCGACACACCCAGGTCGGATAATAAAAGCCAGCTTGATATCGGCGAGCAAATTCTTGAAAATCTCTGGCATGATGTGCGTGCCCGTATCAGCGCTGTAAATCTCCTGCTGCACAGGCTCGGGAAAAAACACATCCGTTGCCTCCGAAATTTGATCGAGCAAATTCCTAATCTGTGGAAACTGTTGCTCTTTTTGATCCGAGCTTGATTCGATACCTTCGAACAATAGGGTTCTGGCACGGCGTTGTTCAAAGGCTCGTTTTTGATTGGATTGGGTTAATAGAAATTCTGATAGATTCATATTTGGCTATTATGGTTCTTGAATTATTATTTACTTAGACAAATATTGATTTTAACTTTATGGGAGAGTAGGTTTTAAAGGGTAAGAATATAGCAGAAAAATTTTATTATGCAAGGGAATATTTTTGGGAGCATGTGAAAAGGTTGTAATAAGTTATTCTGTCTGAGGAAGATGATTTATGATTAGGTTTAGAGAGATTATGTGGCTTTGTTAATAAAGTAACAGCTTATACTTTTGTTCTATCATCAGCATCCCCTGGGATAATTCATTGTAGCTTCATCATGATTCAAATCGTGTGCGGTTGCAAGTCTATAATTATGGAATATTAGTTGGTTTCAATATAAAATATTTTACGTGAATTGTCAAGAAAAAATTCAATTTACTTTCAATGCGTCTTATATCCCTTCACTCCCGCAGCCGACAGGCCAAAAGATAAAATGGCTTGTTATCGTCAACAATCCCTTATCCGAGGGAATCACAATTTATTCTGTATCTCTCGCTCACACAACTGACAACGAACTACAGACAACGGACAACTTACAATGGCCTTTCTCACGAATATCATTCCCACCACTTTGAAATTGAACTGCTCCACTCGCTGTTTTAATGCTTCTGAATTGGTGGTTTCGCCGTTGTGCGTAAACGCCTGAAGTAAACTGGCAACCAATAGCTTTCAATTTGTTGACATCACGCCATGCGTTAAGCATTAAAAGTTATTGATCAACAAAAGCGAGATATACAATTTGCTCATTATCCGAGATCAATAGCGATCAGTCACCTTGGGATAAATGCGCTCTCATTCTTAAATACATCACGGCCATCATCCGTGCTTTTCGAAGGGTTTAAATCGCCTTTGGTTATTATTTGATCACCGCAGCCTTAGTCATAGCCGTCTCGCCGGTGCCGGTCTTGATGTAAATAATATATACGCCATTCAGTACCCGATATCCCTTATCGTTGGTAGCATCCCAGACCACATCGCCATCGTGCGGGCCTTTTCTTCCCTGGGGATCACTGGCGCGGTAACTCCGAGACCAAACCAGTTCTCCAACCAGCGTATAAATTTTGATGTCCACGTCAGTGTCCTGGGTCAAATAATAAGTAATGGTCGTGGTGGGACGGCTTGGACTGCCAAATGGGTTCGGATAATTGGCAAAATATTCTTTTAAATTATCCGCTTTGATCAAGCAAAAATCAGAAGCCAATTTCAAATTGGCGCCTGATTGGTCTAATAGGTTCTTCAATTGTGGCCGATTGAATGTCAATGCCTCTTGAACGAAGATGTTGCTATCGCCATTGATTGAAAAACATACGCTATTGATCGTCGGTTCGGCAGCGATATCGATGATCACATCGATAGAATCAGCGCGGCCCGGATGCACTGTATCTGGCTGGGAAAGCACCAATGGGATGACAGCGCCAGTATTGAAACTAGTCACTTGACCGTAGATACGATCGTGATCATGGTAATCTGTGACAGCGACTCTAGAAATTACCTGAGCTGGATTTTCGATGGGATTTCCCAAACGATCTTTGATGACGAGATTGAAGCCGTTCAGGATCACATTATTAGAGAATTCATCTTCCTGCTGATTGAAGATGCGAATTCCCATCATGGGAACCTGCGTTTGACCTTTGACCACAGTGTTCGGCGTGCGATTGATGTCGATGGTTGAAATGATCACTGTTTTCCGAATGGTCTCAATTGCAAAGAAACTGCGCCGCTTTTCTTGCCAGAAATGAGCTTCCGCTCCTGAATTTTCGTCCTTTGGACCCAGGGTAGCAGGAACGCGGACCTCAATGGTCGCCGCAGGCATCGGCTGAGCTGGCGCTTCAATGAGCCATTCCACTTCCTGATGCCCAGTGGTCGCCCGTCGTAATGGGTCCTGGGTGGTATAATTTGCCGGGAGCACCAGTTCGAGATAATATGGATCGTTGGTAAAGCTGGCATCGCCATAATTTTCCAGATGGGCGCGAACAGTGAACTTCTGGCCAACTGATACTTTTCCATCAGTAGCTCCCATGGGCGAGACAATGGCCGCAATCACCTCTGCCTCAGCTCGACGAATCACCGCGAACGAAAGACCGACAGTATCGCTTTGGATCAGAACCGTTTCGTCCTGCTGGTCATAACCCCAGGCATAAACCTGGACATCAGCTCGGGACCTGGCATCTACCGGCGCATTCAAACGCCATTGCACCGATTCGCCGGAACGGAACGATTGAGTCGGTTTGATATCAGCGTCAAACGAGAAGTCGCCCGGCAACAATCGCGCCCGCAAGCTATCTACCCCAATAGCAGTCACATTGGCTTCTACCCGAATGATCTGCTGGGTTGAGATGACGCCATCCACAGCACCAGCGGGTCCCAGCAATTTCAACGCGATGCCGATGCTGCCGCCGCTCACAGTCGCTACGTCCAGCCGAGTAAATGTACTATCGTCATCGAATGCTGGCAGATTGGTGTTTTCATCGTTCGGCTTTTTGAGATATTTGATAATTATGGGCGAAGTGGAAGTCGGAACATCCGGGGCAATTAAGTTCCATGTCAGCGCGCTATCGACGACAAAACTTTTCACCAGCGTATCCGTTGTATCGGCAAGCCGACAGCCAGTCGACCCCAGATTGAGCTCCAATTCCCCGGCGCCAGCAACGCCGGCCACGCCATAATTTTTGATTTCAACTTTGATCCCAAACGGTCGACCGACACGTAGTTTGCCGTTTTTGGCCGCCTCGGGATAGGCAATGCCTCGCACAAATTTCAGCTTGGCGCGGGCCACGGTTTTCACCCAGAGCGAATCCAAATATACCTTCGGCGTACCGCGCTCCTTCGCGGTGATCCGAATCTGAAACAATCGAAAATCTCCATCTGGAACCGGCGGGGCATCGATGCTCCAGTAAACTGGGACGCCTTTCTGCACCGATTGGGTCGGATTTATTGTGGAATGGAAATTATAAGTTGGCTCAGCATCAGGCAAAATGAGCGTCGCAGTCACATCTTTCAAATTGTCTGAAAATTGAATATCAGATTTTACCTTGAATGTCTGATAAGTGGAAACAATCCGATCCGTCGCACCAGAGGGTTCTGCGATTACCGTCTTATAGAGGATATTGGTCGCCAATGTGCGAACCACTATGGTATCGGTGCGCTGCGCCACCAGTGCGCGCTGGTCGATGTTCTTGTCTTTCGGCGCAACATCGATCGCGAGGATGATCGTATCCGGCCCCGAAGCATATTCTGGCGTAACAATGGTCCATTCGAGCTCTTGATTCGGCTTAAATAACTTGATGTGGCTATTAGGAATGCTGTCGGAACCGACAATAATCCGATAGTCTTTGGGCACAGAGAGTCGTAGCACACCGCTATCATCGACGTCGGCTGGCATGACTCCCAAATTTCTCACTAGCGCCTTTACTTGGAAGCTCTGATTGGTAGTGAATACGCTGTCTATCGCCCAGGCCGTCAGCGCAAGTTTGGCAGAATCATATACCGCAATCCGTGCTTTATTGTTGGCAGTGTTATCGATATCTGCCGGAAGGCCGGTATCAAACTCAATCGCCGACTCGATCGCCGAAGTGAACACCTCATTAAGGTCGGTCTGATTGGGATTGGCGATGACATCAAAATCAGCGAAACGGGTTTCATTGTATTCGATTGATGGGATCGAAAGCTGTGGCTGAGTGATGATCGAGCCTCCAGTATTGGTAAGCTTGACCCTCACATCCTTCACCTTCTTGCGTCCCAGATTTTGGAGTGTCAGTCTCACTGCAAAGTTTTGTCCCCGATTTACCAATCCCTTTGCGCCATCATAATTATTGCAGAGCACCTCGGTGCGCAATAATTGCACTGCAGCAGATGAACGGATGAAAAAGTCCCGACGAGCAGGTGAAATGAGCAGTTTCTGATTATTGCGATCGTTAGCTGACAAGACCGCTTCGATGCTTGCTGGCCCGGCATTGGTGGGAGAAATCGTTACCGTATAAACCAAAGTGTCGGTCCGGCCGCCTGATAAAATGAGCCCTCCTCCCTGCAATTCCATCGGGGGAGCGATAATATAGTCATGATGATCGATGTTATTCACTTTGATCACAATATTCTCTGGAGCTGGAGCTTGGATCGCTGCGGCCGCCATGCCTGTGTTGCGAACAACCAATGCTATTTTCCACGGTTCGATCTGCGAAGCTCGGATCGTATCCGGTGAGATCACATTGGTGATCTGAAATGTAGCAGGGTTCTGGATCACAACGCTCTCGGTCGAATCGGATGCCGATTCATAGATCACGGCTGCAGGCTCTTTAGTGTTCTGCGCTTCTGCTGAAGTTATTTTCACTTGAAAGACCTCGGTTGCGGCGGCAGATGAATCAGCTTTGATGCTAAAAGCTTGCTCCTTCCGTCCGCCATTGCCAGTAATATCTGTGAACACTTTGCTCATTCCTCCAGGGATTGAACCCCGATTGGAAGTCATGGTCACAGTCGCTTGCTTGATTTCGTCTTGGCCATTGTTCTCAAGTGTCACAAGCAATGAGAAGACCTGACCGCGATTGACAAATGGCGCATTTTGTGCCTGATTAATAACAGAGACGATCTTGAGCCGCGCAGGTTGTTCAATCACGATTGGCGTAGTCCGCTGAAAAGTCGCCACAGTGGTATCACCACTCGTGGTCTGAACCCCAGTGACTCGAGCTGAAATGAAACAGTTGCCCGTCGTCATGGTGGTCCCATCGATAATATAGGTCAATGTATCGATCGTACCTCCCGGCAGGGTTAGCCGACCGCTATTGAGCGCTGTCGGATATTTGATTACGAAATCATTTGCCAGGCTGAACGTTAAAAATGTTTTCGTCGGCTGCAATACCATTGCGATATCCGACCCGCCTTCGTTATTCAATATCACTTTCACCGTCCAATCCTGTCCCTGATTTCGGGTCACGCTATTCTGAGACGGAATCAGGTTGGTGATCCGCAAGGCCGCAGGCTCCTGAACGATGATGCCGGCATACGTTTCATCGATGCTGATCGGATTACCCGAAGCTTGATCTCTCAAGAACGGTTTGCCAGTAATAACCACTTGCCCAACGCTTGAGCCGGTCTTCGTGACGATAAACTTCAGCGTATCGATTCCACCAGCCGCAAGCAAATTTGTGCCGGATTTTTGAAATTTAGTGGGCTTCACCACTGAGTATTGGGAGCTGATATTGTTGCCTACCAGGAAAAACGCCACGGAAGCGCTATCCAATTTGACCACGGTCCCGCCCTTGTTTTCGATGACCATAATCAACTGCCATGGCATGGTCTGATTTTTGGTTACCACCGATTGGGACGGTGAAAATTGCTTGATGCCCACTAATGGTGCTGGTTTGACTTGCCATTTATGCGTGGTATCAGCAACATTGACCACTACAGTAGTCCCAGAGTTTGCGTCACTTCCAGTTAATCGTCCATTAATTACCACCTCTCCCAATGATGCTCCTGTGCTTACGCTCACCAGATAATTAAAAATCTGGGGAACAGCGGTTCCAGGCACAACGGTTGGGTTATTGGGTGCAGGGACAATCTGGTACTCACTGGTTACATCCTTCCCAAAGTTATTCGACCAGAAACTTAGGGCAGTAGAGCTAATA from candidate division KSB1 bacterium encodes:
- a CDS encoding FAD-binding protein — protein: MNLSEFLLTQSNQKRAFEQRRARTLLFEGIESSSDQKEQQFPQIRNLLDQISEATDVFFPEPVQQEIYSADTGTHIMPEIFKNLLADIKLAFIIRPGCVEDLRRFVIWAGENRCNYTVRGAGTYPFGGCVPLKGDVLVDLSYLDFLKLDEEHEALLIGAGVLFPDARKYLQERGYALRQETTNRSSGTIAGWIATGGIGLGSFKYGHVKESVLELMILQPDGELITLQPGDETFDFYFGSEGQFGIIVGAALRVRKESFVQRPFAFSFQSAEDAHQFMGMLYEAKLNPTSIIYFDPSYLAQTYQIEKEHIEHRSAEALKTNDQLRLADAREDYDLIEEIKDEAHVIVLHFDEASDYQQALKSRLFGSGGEQRRVNHLTYRQLTTAMAHLLWEHRFLPVQMKQKGPSLLVSETILPFAAFPAYQHLLGKIFDKVFDIELKYEAHLLPNHEILVQSIFLADTRTFRHKIYFALVPLMAQVAHYFGAKPYGIGLWNYFFMKKWRQVYPQKATQFAAFKKQSDPNGLINQGKFLNPKGQKLAFKIMKIITPWFSQWFVSTYHKRLEGKRLLLSYPLEKIVWKTIQIVFPRIVPPHLKANGKNPILEMISVCAECDSCERVCPTSDVFGLYGPATPITRRLTAHRIATNQPISQREAYGFLACTRCDNCTHICPTNINLTKVFDLVEEDERFQRALNWRS